In a genomic window of Acropora muricata isolate sample 2 chromosome 2, ASM3666990v1, whole genome shotgun sequence:
- the LOC136889870 gene encoding tubulinyl-Tyr carboxypeptidase 1-like, translated as MSEQNTLTVLENSCNREDEDTKDLPTEDESGVLFYVNKDGFPIKEKTWERMWQHVEKIHPKGPQIAQSIRDNQKLDKVPYVSAPVFTSFMSVEEKLGLVQNYLQQLQYNHTGTQFFEIKKWRPLTGLMETAREMIKESLPIKCLEAVVLGLYLTCGISDLHRFTISFKTNFNGRFYRHVVLGVHYYGKFGTLGLSRRNDLMFKSLKFKSLFDLLEDFTVSYNNYHHILKKIKLSLPVVHDTHSCERIQWKYLTLSPLKTCQLDMKKVLDKFTREIRITYHQYQISSPRKSDNQTSDKTRSASLSSPRKDKNTHSSSSKKTVTP; from the exons atgagcGAACAGAACACATTGACTGTGTTAGAGAACTCTTGCAATCGTGAAGATGAGGACACCAAGGATCTTCCGACTGAAGATGAAAGTGGCGTGTTGTTTTATGTAAATAAAGATGGATTTCCCATCAAGGAAAAAACCTGGGAAAGAATGTGGCAACATGTTGAAAAGATTCATCCCAAGGGACCTCAAATAGCACAGAGTATAAGAGATAATCAGAAGTTAGACAAG GTCCCATATGTGAGTGCACCTGTGTTCACATCTTTCATGTCAGTTGAAGAAAAGCTGGGACTAGTGCAGAACTATTTGCAACAACTGCA ATATAATCATACGGGCACtcaattttttgaaattaagaAATGGAGACCACTTACAGG ATTGATGGAAACTGCAAGAGAGATGATCAAGGAGTCATTGCCAATAAAATGTCTTGAGGCAGTTGTTCTTGGATT ATATCTGACCTGTGGAATAAGTGACCTGCATCGATTCACAATCAGCTTTAAGACAAACTTCAATGGTCGCTTCTACAG GCATGTGGTTCTGGGGGTACATTATTACGGAAAATTTGGAACATTGGGACTCAGCAGGAGAAATGATCTAATGTTCAAATCACTTAAATTCAAG aGCCTTTTTGACCTACTTGAAGATTTCACAGTGTCCTACAACAATT ATCATCACATTCTGAAGAAGATTAAACTGAGTTTACCTGTTGTCCATGATACTCATAGCTGTGAGAGGATTCAGTGGAAG tACTTGACACTCAGTCCTTTGAAGACGTGTCAGCTGGACATGAAAAAGGTGCTGGACAAGTTTACACGAGAGATTAGAATCACA TATCATCAGTACCAAATTAGCTCGCCAAGAAAGTCTGACAATCAAACATCAGATAAAACAAGATCTGCTTCACTCTCCTCACC GCGAAAAGATAAAAACACCCATAGTAGCTCCTCGAAAAAGACGGTTACACCTTGA